From a region of the Georgenia yuyongxinii genome:
- a CDS encoding DUF3000 domain-containing protein — MKEDVPVAPPDFQDALESLRGHRVRPELRLEEVPAPSRIAPYALALTGEVNATPGTMDPDGFLGHGRFVVLHDPAGQEAWHGTFRVIVMAKARLEDEMGADPMLGEVGWTWLTDALTEAGVGYHDLSGTVTRVLSETFGGLELRGGQVEIEVRASWTPTTTDLGPHLLAWAALTCTTAGLEPLPDNVTSLTRRR, encoded by the coding sequence GTGAAGGAAGACGTCCCGGTGGCGCCACCGGACTTCCAGGACGCGCTGGAAAGCCTGCGCGGCCATCGGGTGCGTCCCGAGCTCCGCCTCGAGGAGGTGCCCGCACCGTCGCGGATCGCCCCCTACGCGCTGGCCCTGACGGGTGAGGTCAACGCCACCCCGGGCACGATGGACCCGGACGGCTTCCTGGGCCACGGCCGCTTCGTCGTCCTGCACGATCCCGCGGGCCAGGAGGCCTGGCACGGCACGTTCCGGGTCATCGTGATGGCCAAGGCCCGCCTCGAGGACGAGATGGGCGCCGACCCGATGCTCGGCGAGGTCGGCTGGACCTGGCTGACCGACGCGCTCACCGAGGCCGGCGTCGGTTACCACGACCTCTCCGGCACGGTCACCCGGGTGCTCTCCGAGACCTTCGGTGGCCTCGAGCTGCGCGGCGGGCAGGTGGAGATCGAGGTCCGGGCGTCGTGGACTCCGACGACGACGGACCTCGGCCCGCACCTGCTGGCCTGGGCGGCCCTGACCTGCACGACGGCGGGGCTCGAGCCGCTGCCCGACAATGTCACCTCCCTCACACGGCGACGCTGA